One segment of Acropora muricata isolate sample 2 chromosome 8, ASM3666990v1, whole genome shotgun sequence DNA contains the following:
- the LOC136926662 gene encoding uncharacterized protein produces the protein MSLLGKDPCDNTTAPTYLSFATTSCTVLITVVASMGNFLVILAVCINPNKDMRSPFNYFVANLSFADLIVGLITAPLGTGYHIIEGLGMKNDRFRDSMHITYFISCTASLLSLTALALDRYIAITYPLVYRAKLNPTRALLVAIVVWVLSILLSMLYFVVGYNRYRFIFATTAVATTFVVLTVTNAKIFKYLRLQVKQWDDLHDSSEENVIKKQAIKLEKKITKTLVIVLLFFLACYLPSCICIYIINLCTNCNCVFIHWVRDTQFVLVMANSGVNPFVYAWRLQNFRKSFKSILTCHACVKRFNFTVINCKYIYTERDIRRSHGNTRVSKVSVPSRKELLLKLFAAVMSLIGEYPCSNVTPPTVLSFTTASISILISLVATVGNFLVLLTVIVDPIKNLRSPFIYFLANLALADLSVGLVVAPLSAIYHVSEGLKTHLHQQIGNYLYFPYFIACTTSLVCLIILATDRFVAISYPIAYVAWLDAIKSFLISGAVWIISAALSVIYFTVGLNIYRFVFANTAITVTFVVLLFTNIKIVRSFRAQVHQWDRLHDSSEENIAKKRALKWEKKMVKALVIVLGIFLACFLPSCVCIYIINLCSTCNCVFIHCIRDAQLLLVMINSGINPFVYACRMQNFREAFKVILSREKLKGQHRITRAVSEGGLPTATSEVANS, from the exons ATGTCTCTCTTGGGCAAAGATCCTTGTGATAACACTACAGCTCCGACATATCTATCCTTCGCGACAACTTCGTGTACTGTGTTGATCACTGTCGTGGCGTCTATGGGAAACTTCCTTGTCATTCTTGCAGTTTGCATCAATCCTAACAAAGATATGAGGTCACCGTTCAATTATTTCGTAGCTAACCTAAGTTTTGCCGATCTCATTGTTGGTTTAATCACCGCTCCTCTGGGCACAGGATATCATATCATTGAAGGACTTGGCATGAAAAACGATCGATTCAGGGACTCGATGCATATAACTTATTTCATATCCTGCACTGCGTCACTTCTCAGCCTAACAGCACTTGCCCTGGATCGCTATATAGCAATTACCTACCCTCTCGTCTACAGAGCTAAACTGAATCCGACTCGTGCCCTGTTAGTAGCGATTGTTGTGTGGGTCTTGTCAATTTTACTATCAATGCTGTATTTTGTTGTCGGCTACAATCGATATCGATTCATATTTGCTACCACCGCAGTCGCTACAACCTTTGTCGTGTTAACTGTTACCAATGCAAAGATTTTCAAATATCTGCGACTTCAAGTTAAACAATGGGATGATCTGCATGACAGTTCTGAAGAAAACGTAATAAAGAAACAAGCGATCAAGTTGgagaagaaaataacaaaaactctTGTTATTGTCTTActttttttcttagcttgttATTTGCCGTCGTGTATTTGTATTTATATCATTAACTTATGCACCAACTGCAACTGTGTGTTTATCCACTGGGTGAGGGATACCCAGTTTGTGCTGGTGATGGCAAATTCTGGAGTGAATCCATTTGTGTATGCTTGGAGACTTCAAAACTTCCGTAAGTCTTTCAAGAGTATCCTGACATGTCACGCATGCGTAAAGCGGTTTAATTTTACAGTCATCAACTGCAAATACATAT ATACGGAG CGTGACATTCGAAGAAGTCACGGCAATACAAGAGTTTCGAAGGTTTCCGTACCAAGCCGGAAAGAATTATTGTTAAAGCTGTTTGCAGCAGTTATGTCGCTCATTGGAGAATACCCATGCTCCAACGTGACTCCTCCCACCGTTCTTTCATTCACTACAGCTTCAATCTCCATACTCATAAGTTTGGTCGCCACGGTTGGAAACTTCCTTGTTCTTCTTACTGTCATCGTGGATCCGATCAAGAATCTCCGCTCTCCGTTTATTTATTTCCTGGCGAACTTGGCTTTAGCTGACCTGAGCGTAGGGCTTGTAGTGGCTCCTTTGTCAGCCATATATCACGTATCAGAGGGACTGAAAACTCATCTTCACCAACAAATTGGAAACTATCTGTACTTTCCGTACTTCATTGCTTGCACGACCTCTTTAGTGTGCTTAATTATTTTGGCAACTGATCGGTTCGTAGCCATCAGTTACCCAATTGCTTATGTAGCTTGGCTGGATGCGATAAAATCTTTTCTAATATCAGGTGCAGTTTGGATTATATCTGCTGCATTGTCGGTTATTTATTTCACCGTTGGTTTGAATATTTATCGCTTCGTTTTCGCAAACACTGCCATTACAGTCACATTTGTAGTTCTTCTCTTTACTAACATAAAGATTGTCCGTTCGTTTCGAGCTCAAGTTCATCAATGGGATCGCTTGCACGACAGTTCCGAGGAGAACATCGCAAAGAAGCGAGCTTTGAAATGGGAGAAAAAGATGGTGAAGGCTTTAGTGATTGTGCTGGGAATATTTCTGGCCTGTTTTCTGCCATCATGTGTGTGTATCTACATCATTAACTTGTGCAGTACTTGTAACTGCGTATTTATTCACTGCATACGTGATGCACAGTTACTTCTGGTGATGATCAATTCGGGAATAAATCCTTTTGTGTATGCATGCAGGATGCAGAATTTCCGAGAAGCTTTCAAGGTAATTCTAAGTCGAGAAAAGTTGAAAGGTCAACATAGGATCACGAGAGCAGTTTCTGAAGGAGGTTTGCCGACAGCCACCTCAGAGGTTGCAAATTCTTGA
- the LOC136924733 gene encoding adenosine receptor A2a-like, protein MSLLGKDPCDNTTAPTYLSFATTSCTVLITVVASLGNFLVILAVCINPNKDMRSPFNYFIANLSFADLIVGLITAPLGTGYHIIEGLGMKNDRFKDSMHITYFISCTASLLSLTALALDRYIAITYPLVYRAKLNPTRALLVAIVVWVLSILLSMLYFVVGYNPYRFVFATTAVTTTFAVLIFTNTKIFKYLRLQVKQWDDLHDSSEENLAKKQAIKSEKKITKTLVIVLVLFLAFYLPSCICIYIINFCTNCNCVFIHWVRDTQFVLVMANSGVNPFVYAWRLQNFRKSFKSILTCHACVQRLRSISVNLQSSAASTDIKIEHKNQELT, encoded by the coding sequence ATGTCTCTCTTGGGCAAAGATCCTTGTGATAACACTACAGCTCCGACATATCTATCCTTCGCGACAACTTCGTGCACTGTATTGATCACTGTCGTGGCATCTTTGGGAAACTTCCTTGTCATTCTTGCAGTTTGCATCAATCCTAACAAAGACATGAGGTCACCGTTCAATTATTTCATAGCCAACTTGAGTTTTGCCGATCTCATTGTTGGTTTAATCACCGCTCCTCTGGGCACAGGATATCATATCATTGAAGGACTTGGCATGAAAAACGATCGATTCAAAGACTCGATGCATATAACCTATTTCATATCTTGCACTGCGTCACTTCTCAGCCTAACAGCACTTGCCCTGGATCGCTATATAGCAATTACCTACCCTCTCGTCTACAGAGCTAAACTGAATCCGACTCGTGCCCTGTTAGTAGCGATTGTTGTCTGGGTCTTGTCAATTTTACTATCAATGTTGTATTTTGTTGTCGGCTACAATCCATATCGATTCGTGTTTGCTACCACCGCTGTCACCACAACCTTTGCCGTTTTGATTTTTACCAATACAAAGATTTTCAAATATTTGCGACTTCAAGTTAAGCAATGGGATGATCTGCATGACAGTTCTGAAGAAAACTTAGCAAAGAAACAAGCGATCAAGTCGgagaagaaaataacaaaaactctTGTTATTGTCTTAGTTCTTTTCCTAGCTTTTTATTTGCCGTCGTGTATTTGTATTTATATCATTAACTTCTGCACCAACTGCAACTGTGTGTTTATCCACTGGGTGAGGGATACCCAGTTTGTGCTGGTGATGGCAAATTCTGGAGTGAATCCATTTGTGTATGCTTGGAGACTTCAAAACTTCCGAAAGTCTTTCAAGAGTATCCTGACATGTCACGCATGCGTTCAGCGCCTGAGGTCCATTTCAGTGAATTTGCAGTCATCAGCGGCAAGTACAGATATAAAGATTGAACATAAAAACCAAGAACTTACTTAA
- the LOC136924740 gene encoding uncharacterized protein isoform X1 → MNDVSKKQPPYRTLKKRLKARERTIQRLRNKVAWLELQLTLHFVEDRRAGGEAEDEADDTEDRGDDCSKCTKLRNMLNASIQVQQNPFIYLKIAEWGRRAGVAPNAVAQVQYAAQQEMSNDCNKEGNDVMLEIDPSLVALHVNQQSDNARQLPANTGFLGIQSSGNICCAFIVAVAILFASWF, encoded by the exons ATGAACGACGTTTCAAAAAAGCAACCGCCTTACAGAACATTGAAGAAGCGACTGAAAGCTAGAGAAAGAACCATTCAG CGTTTGAGAAACAAAGTTGCATGGCTGGAACTGCAGCTTACATTGCATTTCGTGGAAGACAGGAGAGCTGGAGGAGAAGCCGAAGATGAAGCAGATGATACTGAGGACCGTGGCGATGATTGCTCTAAATGCACGAAGCTGAGAAACATGCTAAACGCATCTATTCAGGTGCAACAG AACCCTTTCATTTATTTGAAGATTGCGGAGTGGGGTAGACGAGCAGGAGTTGCACCAAATGCAGTTGCACAGGTTCAGTACGCTGCACAGCAGGAGATGTCGAACGATTGCAATAAAGAAGGCAACGATGTTATGCTTGAAATTGATCCATCGCTCGTGGCATTGCATGTGAATCAACAGTCGGACAATGCAAGACAACTGCCAGCGAATACTGGGTTTCTCGGAATACAGTCATCCGGAAACATTTGCTGCGCTTTCATTGTTGCAGTCGCCATTTTGTTTGCCAGTTGGTTTTGA
- the LOC136924735 gene encoding adrenocorticotropic hormone receptor-like has protein sequence MSLFGEDPCENTTAPTYLFFATSSCTVLITVVASLGNLLVILAVCINPNKDMRSPFNFFIANLSFADLIVGLITAPLGSAYHIIAGLGAENDQFKDSMLVTYFISCTASLLSLTALALDRYVAITYPLLYRAKLNPTRALLVAIVIWILSILSSMLYFAVGMNRYRFIFATTAVASTFAVLIFTNVKIFKYLRLQVKQWDDLHDSSEENLAKKQAIKWEKKITKTLVIVLVLFLACYFPACVFIYIVNFCTNCNCLFIHWVRDIQFVLVMANSGVNPFVYAWRLQNFRNSFKSILTCHACVQRLRSISVNLWSSTASTDTEIQQ, from the coding sequence ATGTCCCTCTTTGGCGAAGATCCGTGCGAAAACACTACAGCTCCGACGTACCTATTTTTCGCGACAAGTTCGTGTACTGTGTTGATCACTGTCGTGGCGTCTTTGGGAAATCTCCTAGTTATTCTTGCAGTTTGCATCAACCCTAACAAAGACATGAGGTCGCCGTTCAATTTCTTCATTGCCAACTTAAGTTTTGCCGATCTCATTGTTGGTCTCATCACCGCTCCTCTAGGCTCGGCATATCACATCATTGCAGGACTTGGTGCGGAAAACGATCAATTTAAAGATTCAATGCTCGTTACTTACTTTATTTCCTGCACTGCTTCGCTTCTCAGCCTAACAGCACTTGCGCTGGATCGCTATGTGGCAATTACCTACCCTCTCCTTTACAGAGCTAAACTGAATCCAACTCGCGCCCTGTTAGTAGCGATTGTAATTTGGATCTTGTCAATCTTGTCATCAATGCTCTATTTTGCTGTCGGTATGAATCGATATCGATTCATATTCGCTACCACCGCAGTGGCTTCGACCTTTGCCGTGTTGATTTTTACCAATGTGAAGATTTTCAAATATTTACGACTTCAAGTTAAGCAATGGGATGATCTTCACGACAGCTCTGAAGAAAACTTAGCAAAGAAACAAGCGATCAAATGGGAAAAGAAAATAACGAAAACCCTTGTTATTGTCTTAGTTCTTTTCTTAGCTTGTTATTTTCCAGCTTGCGTTTTTATATATATCGTTAACTTCTGCACCAACTGTAATTGTTTGTTTATCCACTGGGTGAGGGATATCCAGTTTGTGCTGGTTATGGCGAATTCTGGAGTGAATCCATTTGTGTATGCTTGGAGACTTCAAAACTTTCGGAACTCTTTCAAGAGTATCCTGACATGTCACGCATGCGTTCAGCGGCTGAGGTCCATTTCGGTGAATTTATGGTCATCAACAGCAAGTACAGATACAGAGATTCAACAATAA
- the LOC136924740 gene encoding uncharacterized protein isoform X2 has protein sequence MNDVSKKQPPYRTLKKRLKARERTIQRLRNKVAWLELQLTLHFVEDRRAGGEAEDEADDTEDRGDDCSKCTKLRNMLNASIQVQQIAEWGRRAGVAPNAVAQVQYAAQQEMSNDCNKEGNDVMLEIDPSLVALHVNQQSDNARQLPANTGFLGIQSSGNICCAFIVAVAILFASWF, from the exons ATGAACGACGTTTCAAAAAAGCAACCGCCTTACAGAACATTGAAGAAGCGACTGAAAGCTAGAGAAAGAACCATTCAG CGTTTGAGAAACAAAGTTGCATGGCTGGAACTGCAGCTTACATTGCATTTCGTGGAAGACAGGAGAGCTGGAGGAGAAGCCGAAGATGAAGCAGATGATACTGAGGACCGTGGCGATGATTGCTCTAAATGCACGAAGCTGAGAAACATGCTAAACGCATCTATTCAGGTGCAACAG ATTGCGGAGTGGGGTAGACGAGCAGGAGTTGCACCAAATGCAGTTGCACAGGTTCAGTACGCTGCACAGCAGGAGATGTCGAACGATTGCAATAAAGAAGGCAACGATGTTATGCTTGAAATTGATCCATCGCTCGTGGCATTGCATGTGAATCAACAGTCGGACAATGCAAGACAACTGCCAGCGAATACTGGGTTTCTCGGAATACAGTCATCCGGAAACATTTGCTGCGCTTTCATTGTTGCAGTCGCCATTTTGTTTGCCAGTTGGTTTTGA